In Candidatus Binataceae bacterium, one genomic interval encodes:
- a CDS encoding FAD-binding oxidoreductase translates to MPPAKRAALTGWGRYPSAASDIFRPEKLAELAAIVSSNATSLIARGAGRAYGDAALNHDQRVVDVQRLNRMLAFDPDSGLLRCEAGVTLAAIIEVFLRRGFFPPVVPGTQFVTLGGSVAADIHGKSHHRDSSLATHVTCIELMLASGEVKRCSREENPDLFWATVGGMGLTGVILEVELRLRRVESAWFDGEIAIAANLDEAIETFERTERQYGYSVAWIDCAGTRGSLGRSVINLGNVASREALAPPLRQQPLRIPSRFAPTVPFNLPNFTLSSLGIKTFNAAIYAMNRKGPRLFDYQSFFFPLDFIRHWNRIYGQRGFVQYQCVWPANESREGLIEMLEAISKWGGGSFLTVLKKFGPQDGMLSFPMPGYTLALDFPVSKGLMEFLDRLDAMVLKRAGRVYLAKDARLKPEMFSAMYPNLARWQQVKRAADPNNRFSSNLARRVGLLPS, encoded by the coding sequence ATGCCGCCCGCGAAGCGCGCCGCCCTTACCGGATGGGGCCGCTACCCGAGTGCCGCGAGTGATATTTTCCGACCCGAAAAACTCGCCGAGCTTGCGGCGATCGTCAGCAGCAATGCGACTTCTCTCATCGCGCGTGGAGCGGGTCGCGCCTACGGCGATGCGGCCCTGAATCACGACCAACGGGTCGTTGATGTACAGCGGCTCAACCGCATGCTGGCATTCGACCCCGACAGTGGGTTGCTCCGATGTGAGGCCGGCGTAACGCTCGCGGCAATAATCGAGGTCTTCCTGCGACGCGGTTTTTTCCCGCCGGTGGTTCCGGGAACCCAGTTTGTCACGCTGGGCGGTTCGGTCGCCGCCGATATCCACGGCAAGAGCCACCACCGCGATTCGTCTCTGGCCACCCACGTCACCTGTATCGAGCTGATGCTCGCATCGGGCGAAGTGAAACGCTGCTCGCGCGAGGAAAATCCTGACCTTTTCTGGGCGACGGTGGGAGGAATGGGGCTCACGGGCGTCATCCTCGAGGTCGAGCTGCGCCTGCGTCGCGTGGAGAGCGCGTGGTTCGATGGCGAAATCGCGATAGCGGCCAACCTCGACGAAGCCATCGAGACCTTCGAGCGCACCGAACGACAATATGGATACTCTGTCGCCTGGATCGATTGCGCCGGGACGCGCGGCTCACTAGGCCGCTCGGTCATCAACCTTGGCAACGTCGCCTCTCGCGAGGCGCTCGCTCCTCCGCTCCGCCAGCAGCCGCTTCGGATTCCGTCCCGATTCGCTCCCACGGTGCCCTTCAATCTGCCCAACTTCACGTTGAGCTCGCTCGGCATCAAGACCTTCAACGCCGCGATCTATGCGATGAACCGCAAAGGCCCGCGCCTGTTCGACTACCAGAGCTTTTTTTTTCCGCTCGATTTCATCCGCCACTGGAACCGCATCTACGGCCAGCGCGGGTTCGTTCAGTACCAGTGCGTATGGCCAGCCAACGAAAGCCGCGAGGGCCTGATCGAGATGCTCGAAGCGATCAGCAAATGGGGCGGCGGGTCCTTCCTGACGGTACTCAAGAAATTCGGCCCCCAGGACGGGATGCTTTCCTTTCCGATGCCCGGCTACACACTCGCGTTGGATTTTCCGGTGAGCAAAGGGCTGATGGAATTTCTCGACCGACTGGATGCCATGGTCCTCAAGCGCGCCGGCCGCGTGTACCTGGCCAAAGATGCGCGCCTCAAACCGGAGATGTTCAGTGCAATGTATCCAAACCTCGCGCGGTGGCAACAAGTCAAACGCGCGGCCGATCCCAACAACCGGTTCTCGTCAAACCTCGCGCGCAGGGTCGGCCTGCTGCCATCGTAG
- a CDS encoding SDR family oxidoreductase, with protein sequence MSKILILGATSPIARALAMRFAAEGNSVFLAARDRVEAERLAADITIRTGAAAIPGVFDAAELYFHATFFEKTLAALGGLDGVILCFGTLGDETTAQTSPDEAVATVNQNFTGAVSLLTLAARHLEQQRSGFIVVIGSVAGERGRAKNYVYGSAKGALAIFAQGLRARMARAGVQVLTVKLGTVDTRMTWGRDSRLVMAPEAAADKIIAAWRRKAEVVYVPWLWRPIMGVVRMIPERIFKRTTF encoded by the coding sequence ATGTCTAAGATCCTGATCCTCGGCGCGACCAGCCCTATCGCGCGCGCTCTCGCGATGCGCTTCGCGGCGGAGGGCAATTCGGTTTTTCTCGCAGCCCGCGACCGGGTAGAGGCCGAGCGATTGGCCGCCGATATCACCATCCGAACCGGGGCAGCAGCGATTCCGGGGGTTTTCGACGCGGCCGAATTGTACTTTCATGCGACGTTCTTTGAAAAGACCCTAGCAGCATTGGGCGGCCTCGATGGTGTTATCCTCTGCTTCGGCACTCTGGGCGACGAAACGACAGCGCAGACCAGCCCCGACGAAGCGGTCGCAACCGTGAACCAGAATTTCACCGGCGCCGTGAGCCTGTTGACACTCGCCGCCCGCCACCTGGAGCAGCAGCGCAGCGGCTTCATCGTCGTGATCGGCTCGGTCGCGGGCGAGCGCGGGCGCGCAAAGAACTACGTATACGGCTCCGCCAAAGGCGCCCTGGCGATATTCGCCCAGGGCCTGCGGGCACGGATGGCGCGCGCCGGGGTGCAGGTTCTGACAGTCAAGCTCGGCACTGTCGACACTCGCATGACCTGGGGTCGCGACAGTCGGCTCGTAATGGCTCCAGAAGCCGCCGCTGACAAGATCATCGCCGCCTGGCGCCGCAAGGCCGAGGTGGTCTACGTGCCATGGTTGTGGCGGCCGATTATGGGAGTAGTCAGGATGATCCCCGAGCGCATCTTCAAGCGCACAACTTTTTAG
- a CDS encoding acylphosphatase: MEPHLRQLRMIVSGRVQGVGFRYTARDEAQDLGLKGWVRNRPSGEVEIVAEGREDVLKMLAAWAHLGPPAAHVSRVHEEWSEYSGQFADFRIR; encoded by the coding sequence ATGGAGCCTCACCTGAGGCAGCTTCGCATGATCGTGAGCGGGCGAGTCCAAGGGGTAGGCTTTCGCTACACGGCCAGAGACGAGGCGCAAGATCTTGGACTAAAGGGATGGGTTCGCAACCGGCCGTCAGGAGAGGTTGAGATCGTGGCCGAAGGGCGGGAAGATGTACTCAAGATGCTCGCGGCGTGGGCACACCTCGGACCGCCTGCCGCTCATGTCAGCAGAGTGCACGAGGAATGGTCAGAATATAGCGGTCAATTTGCCGATTTTCGCATCAGATAA
- a CDS encoding 2-oxoacid:ferredoxin oxidoreductase subunit beta: MATALNRKDFVSDQEVRWCPGCGDYAILAQVQKTMPEFGIEPHKVVFISGIGCSSRFPYYMNTYGFHTIHGRAPAIATGLKVTRPDLDVWVVTGDGDGLSIGGNHLIHVLRRNVDLKILLFNNKIYGLTKGQYSPTSEVGKVTKSTPAGSVDFPFNPITVALGTHATFVARAIDVEQKHLGEMLKRAHQHRGASFLEILQNCNIFNDGAFNDVSDKGIKAEHQLVLEHGKPLIFGKNRDKGIRMNGMRPEVVVLGTNGASEKDLVVHDESNLSLAFMLGNFEPPMPTPVGVFYAVSRPTYDAAMNQQLEESQAKQGAGSLAKLMLKGDTWSVS, from the coding sequence ATGGCTACCGCGCTTAACCGCAAAGATTTTGTTTCTGACCAGGAGGTGCGCTGGTGCCCGGGATGCGGCGACTATGCGATTCTCGCGCAGGTGCAGAAGACGATGCCGGAATTTGGCATCGAGCCGCACAAGGTCGTGTTCATCTCCGGTATCGGATGCTCGAGCCGCTTCCCCTACTACATGAACACCTATGGCTTCCACACCATTCATGGCCGTGCGCCAGCGATCGCGACCGGACTCAAGGTAACGCGGCCGGACCTCGACGTGTGGGTGGTGACCGGGGATGGCGACGGGCTATCCATCGGGGGCAATCACCTGATTCACGTGCTGCGCCGCAACGTTGACCTGAAGATTCTGCTCTTCAACAACAAGATCTACGGATTGACCAAGGGCCAGTATTCGCCGACTTCAGAGGTCGGCAAGGTTACCAAGTCGACGCCTGCCGGGTCGGTGGATTTTCCGTTCAATCCCATTACGGTTGCGCTCGGGACGCATGCGACCTTTGTGGCGCGTGCGATCGACGTCGAACAAAAGCACCTGGGCGAGATGCTCAAGCGCGCGCACCAACACCGCGGCGCTTCGTTCCTTGAGATTCTGCAGAACTGCAACATCTTCAACGATGGCGCATTCAACGACGTGAGCGATAAGGGCATCAAGGCTGAGCATCAGCTGGTGCTCGAACACGGTAAGCCTCTTATCTTCGGCAAGAACCGCGATAAAGGCATCAGGATGAACGGCATGCGCCCGGAAGTCGTGGTGCTCGGGACGAACGGCGCGAGCGAAAAAGACCTGGTCGTGCACGACGAGAGCAATTTGTCGCTCGCGTTCATGCTGGGCAACTTCGAGCCGCCGATGCCCACCCCGGTGGGGGTTTTCTACGCGGTGTCACGTCCGACCTATGACGCGGCGATGAATCAGCAACTCGAGGAGTCGCAGGCCAAGCAGGGTGCCGGTAGCCTCGCGAAGCTGATGCTGAAGGGCGATACCTGGTCAGTTAGCTGA
- a CDS encoding 2-oxoacid:acceptor oxidoreductase subunit alpha gives MAVPPEAAAQTAGSQGQAGSAGAEKPHLKRDRVVIRFAGDSGDGMQLTGMQFTAESALAGNDIATLPDFPAEIRAPAGTLAGVSGFQLNFSSNEIFTAGDEPNVLVAMNPAALMANLEDIPPNAVVIVDREAFTDANLKRAGYNSNPLTDHSLDKFQVIQVDVTKLTTLATHGMGLNNRAVFRCRNMFVLGMLSWLYQRPTQSTIQYLETRFKKTPDVLEANLRTFKAGFNYGETTEMFASSYEVPAAKIKPGLYRNITGNTATALGFVAAAVKAGRPLFLGSYPITPASDVLHELSGLKNFPIYTFQAEDEIAGVSSAIGAAFGGAIGITTTSGPGMNLKEEAIGLAVKVELPLVVTDIQRAGPSTGMPTKPEQADLLMAMYGRHGESPIPIIAACTPADCFECAYEAVRIAIKYMTPVILMTDGQLANGAEPWLLPDIEQLPPIKVEFRTDPNGFLPYSRDDETLARPWAIPGTPGLEHRLGGITGENLTGNISYSPANHELMIRIRARKVAGIAQEIPPTQVFGDPDGGDLVVLGWGSTFGPIREAVKQVREKGRKVSHIHLRYLNPLPKDLAERLRKFKQVMVAEMNMGQLLKMIRADYLIDAFGFNKIQGRPFKVSELVTRIQRALEG, from the coding sequence ATGGCTGTACCACCTGAGGCTGCCGCGCAGACTGCCGGATCGCAGGGTCAAGCGGGATCCGCTGGCGCAGAGAAACCCCACTTAAAGCGCGATCGGGTCGTCATCCGCTTTGCCGGGGACTCGGGCGATGGGATGCAGTTAACCGGGATGCAGTTTACGGCGGAGTCGGCACTCGCCGGTAACGACATCGCGACACTGCCCGACTTTCCCGCGGAAATTCGCGCTCCGGCGGGAACTCTGGCCGGGGTCAGCGGCTTCCAGCTCAATTTTTCGAGCAACGAGATCTTCACCGCGGGCGACGAGCCCAACGTACTGGTCGCGATGAATCCGGCGGCCCTGATGGCGAACCTGGAGGACATCCCTCCCAACGCCGTGGTGATCGTCGATCGCGAAGCATTTACCGACGCCAACCTAAAGCGCGCCGGTTACAACTCAAACCCCCTGACCGATCATTCGCTGGACAAGTTCCAGGTTATCCAGGTCGACGTCACCAAGCTGACCACACTGGCGACCCATGGCATGGGCCTGAACAACCGCGCCGTGTTCCGCTGCCGCAACATGTTCGTGCTCGGTATGCTGTCGTGGCTCTATCAGCGACCAACCCAGAGCACGATTCAGTACCTGGAGACGCGTTTCAAGAAGACCCCTGACGTACTCGAGGCAAATCTGCGTACTTTCAAGGCAGGCTTCAACTACGGCGAGACGACCGAGATGTTCGCATCGTCGTACGAAGTCCCGGCCGCGAAGATCAAACCGGGCCTATATCGCAATATCACCGGTAACACCGCCACCGCGCTCGGGTTCGTCGCGGCGGCGGTCAAGGCGGGACGCCCGCTGTTTCTGGGTTCGTACCCGATTACCCCGGCCAGCGACGTGTTGCACGAACTCTCCGGTCTCAAGAATTTTCCGATTTATACTTTCCAGGCCGAAGACGAGATTGCCGGCGTATCGTCGGCGATCGGCGCGGCGTTCGGGGGTGCGATCGGGATTACCACGACCTCCGGCCCGGGCATGAATCTCAAAGAAGAGGCTATCGGCCTTGCCGTGAAGGTCGAGTTGCCGCTGGTCGTTACCGATATTCAGCGCGCGGGCCCTTCGACCGGAATGCCGACCAAGCCTGAACAGGCCGACCTGCTGATGGCGATGTACGGCCGGCACGGCGAGTCACCGATTCCGATCATCGCAGCTTGCACGCCCGCCGATTGCTTTGAATGCGCCTACGAAGCGGTGCGAATCGCGATCAAGTATATGACGCCGGTCATCCTGATGACCGACGGGCAGCTCGCGAACGGTGCGGAGCCGTGGCTGCTACCCGATATCGAGCAGTTACCACCAATCAAGGTGGAGTTCCGCACGGACCCGAACGGATTCCTGCCCTATTCGCGCGACGACGAGACGTTGGCGCGCCCCTGGGCGATTCCGGGCACTCCCGGCTTGGAGCACCGCCTGGGCGGCATTACGGGAGAAAACCTCACCGGCAACATCAGCTACTCGCCCGCCAATCACGAGCTGATGATTCGCATTCGTGCGCGCAAGGTCGCCGGCATTGCGCAGGAAATTCCGCCGACCCAGGTGTTCGGCGACCCGGACGGCGGTGACCTGGTGGTGCTCGGATGGGGTTCGACGTTCGGTCCGATTCGCGAGGCAGTCAAGCAGGTGCGCGAGAAGGGCCGTAAGGTTTCCCATATCCATCTGCGCTATCTGAATCCGCTCCCGAAGGACCTCGCGGAGCGGCTGCGCAAGTTCAAGCAGGTGATGGTTGCCGAGATGAATATGGGGCAACTACTTAAAATGATTCGCGCCGACTATCTAATCGACGCCTTTGGCTTCAACAAAATCCAGGGGCGTCCCTTCAAGGTGAGCGAACTCGTAACCCGTATCCAGCGGGCATTGGAGGGCTGA
- a CDS encoding amidohydrolase family protein, giving the protein MAGEPGQLRKLKYQGAVDADGHVLEDAALWDRYIEAKYKPGAVRIRQDDRGEEHLEIGGKFSKIFYGPRLAGLSGMGSTREQPWQNLRGYGVNAPFGAMDPKERLTRIEKEGLRAAFIYPTLSLLYETECEDIELAQALTRAYNRWIVDFCKDSGGKLIPIAHLSLGDPEAAARELERAVKDGCKGGWVAPFVMTRKPHAHPDHDALFARAQELGVPLGIHPTIEPNWAQPGRYDWKYLRGQFYFLNVTAGDGIRHAFTSFFQYGTLDKFPQLKLVLLEAGAGWIAYWLDRLDAVYASGIGRTVPLKEKPSVYFKRQCWISADPDESALPAMVDLVGAERFFWASDFPHPDHVGDYIEEVEELGGKLKPGDREKVLGTNVMQAYGCHDLGAL; this is encoded by the coding sequence ATGGCTGGAGAGCCGGGACAACTTCGCAAGCTCAAATACCAAGGGGCCGTCGATGCCGATGGACACGTTCTCGAAGACGCCGCCCTCTGGGACCGGTATATCGAGGCAAAGTACAAGCCGGGTGCTGTACGAATCCGCCAAGACGATCGCGGCGAAGAGCACCTTGAAATTGGCGGCAAGTTCTCCAAGATTTTCTATGGCCCGCGGCTGGCGGGATTGAGCGGCATGGGCTCCACGCGCGAGCAGCCGTGGCAGAATCTTCGCGGCTACGGCGTGAACGCTCCGTTCGGCGCAATGGATCCCAAGGAGCGCCTGACCCGAATCGAGAAGGAAGGTCTCAGGGCCGCATTCATCTATCCTACCCTGAGCCTGCTCTATGAAACCGAGTGCGAGGACATCGAACTCGCCCAGGCACTAACGCGCGCCTACAACCGATGGATTGTGGACTTCTGCAAGGACAGCGGTGGCAAGCTAATTCCGATCGCGCATTTGTCGCTGGGCGATCCCGAGGCCGCCGCTCGCGAACTCGAACGTGCCGTGAAAGACGGCTGCAAGGGCGGATGGGTGGCGCCATTCGTAATGACGCGCAAGCCGCATGCGCATCCCGATCACGACGCGCTGTTCGCCAGGGCCCAGGAACTTGGCGTGCCGCTGGGAATCCATCCGACTATTGAACCGAACTGGGCTCAACCCGGCAGATACGACTGGAAGTATCTGCGCGGGCAGTTCTACTTCCTGAATGTCACCGCCGGTGACGGCATCCGCCACGCTTTCACCTCGTTCTTCCAGTACGGAACCCTCGACAAATTTCCGCAATTGAAACTGGTTCTGCTGGAGGCGGGCGCTGGGTGGATCGCGTACTGGCTCGACCGGCTCGACGCGGTCTACGCGAGCGGAATCGGCCGCACGGTGCCGCTGAAGGAAAAGCCCAGCGTCTATTTCAAACGGCAATGCTGGATTTCAGCCGATCCGGACGAGTCGGCGTTACCCGCGATGGTTGACTTGGTCGGCGCCGAGCGCTTTTTCTGGGCATCCGATTTTCCGCATCCCGATCACGTCGGCGATTACATCGAGGAAGTTGAAGAACTGGGTGGCAAGCTGAAACCCGGCGACCGCGAAAAGGTGCTGGGGACCAACGTGATGCAAGCCTACGGCTGCCATGACCTAGGCGCCCTCTAA